The Saccopteryx leptura isolate mSacLep1 chromosome 2, mSacLep1_pri_phased_curated, whole genome shotgun sequence genome has a window encoding:
- the SPRYD3 gene encoding SPRY domain-containing protein 3 isoform X3, translated as MCVVAVAEELECELRGLWMRRTRRPRFVLMNKMDDLNLHYRFLNWRRRIREIREVRAFRYQERFKHILVDGDTLSYHGNSGEVGCYVASRPLTKDSNYFEVSIVDSGVRGTIAVGLVPQYYSLDHQPGWLPDSVAYHADDGKLYNGRAKGRQFGSKCNSGDRIGCGIEPVSFEVQTAQIFFTKNGKRVGSTIMPMSPDGLFPAVGMHSLGEEVRLHLNAELGREDDSVMMVDSYEDEWGRLHDVRVCGTLLEYLGKGKSIVDVGLAQARHPLSTRSHYFEVEIVDPGEKCYIALGLARKDYPKNRHPGWSRGSVAYHADDGKIFHGSGVGDPFGPRCYKGDIMGCGIMFPRDYILDSEGDSDDSCDTVILSPTARAVRNVMYLHQEGEEEEEEEEEEEDGEEIEQEHEGKKVVVFFTRNGKIIGKKDAVVPSGGFFPTIGMLSCGEKVKVDLHPLSG; from the exons ATGTGTGTGGTGGCGGTGGCCGAAGAGCTCGAGTGCGAGCTGAGAGGCCTATGGATGAGGAGGACGCGGCGGCCCCG GTTTGTTCTCATGAACAAGATGGATGACCTCAATCTGCACTACCGGTTTCTGAATTGGCGCCGGAGGATCCGGGAGATTAGGGAGGTCCGGGCTTTTCGGTATCAGGAGAGGTTCAAGCACATTCTTGTAGATGGAGACACTTTGAG TTACCATGGAAACTCCGGTGAAGTTGGCTGCTATGTGGCTTCTCGACCCCTGACTAAAGACAGCAATTATTTTGag GTGTCTATCGTGGACAGCGGTGTCCGAGGCACCATTGCTGTGGGGCTAGTCCCTCAGTACTACAGTTTGGATCACCAGCCTGGCTGGTTGCCTGACTCTGTAGCCTACCATGCTGATGATGGCAA GCTGTACAATGGCCGAGCCAAGGGTCGCCAGTTTGGGTCAAAGTGCAACTCTGGGGACCGGATTGGCTGCGGTATTGAGCCTGTGTCCTTTGAGGTACAGACTGCTCAGATCTTCTTTACCAAAAATGGGAAGCGG GTGGGCTCCACTATCATGCCCATGTCCCCAGATGGGCTGTTCCCAGCAGTGGGCATGCACTCCCTGGGTGAGGAGGTACGGCTGCACCTCAACGCTGAGCTGGGCCGTGAGGATGACAGTGTCATGATGGTGGACAGTTATGAGGATGAATGGGGCCGGCTGCATGATGTCAGAGTCTGTGGAACT CTGCTGGAGTACTTGGGCAAGGGCAAGAGCATCGTTGACGTAGGGCTGGCCCAGGCCCGGCACCCACTGAGCACTCGTAGCCACTACTTCGAGGTGGAGATCGTAGACCCTGGAGAAAAATGCTACATCGCTTTGGGGCTGGCCCGGAAG GATTATCCCAAGAACAGGCACCCTGGCTGGAGCAGAGGGTCTGTGGCTTATCATGCAG ATGATGGGAAGATCTTCCATGGCAGTGGTGTGGGGGACCCTTTTGGGCCACGCTGTTATAAAGGGGACATAATGGGCTGTGGAATCATGTTCCCTCGGGACTACATTCTAGACAGTGAGG GTGACAGTGATGACAGTTGTGACACAGTGATTCTGTCCCCGACTGCCCGAGCTGTCCGGAATGTCATGTACTTGCaccaagaaggggaagaggaggaggaggaagaggaagaagaagaagatggggaagagATAGAGCAGGAGCATGAGGGCAAGAAGGTGGTG GTTTTTTTTACTCGGAATGGCAAGATCATTGGGAAGAAGGATGCTGTTGTACCCTCTGGGGGCTTCTTTCCCACCATCGGAATGCTGAGCTGTGGGGAGAAAGTCAAAGTGGACCTGCACCCCTTGAGTGGCTAG
- the SPRYD3 gene encoding SPRY domain-containing protein 3 isoform X2, which yields MCVVAVAEELECELRGLWMRRTRRPRFVLMNKMDDLNLHYRFLNWRRRIREIREVRAFRYQERFKHILVDGDTLSYHGNSGEVGCYVASRPLTKDSNYFEVSIVDSGVRGTIAVGLVPQYYSLDHQPGWLPDSVAYHADDGKLYNGRAKGRQFGSKCNSGDRIGCGIEPVSFEVQTAQIFFTKNGKRVGSTIMPMSPDGLFPAVGMHSLGEEVRLHLNAELGREDDSVMMVDSYEDEWGRLHDVRVCGTDYPKNRHPGWSRGSVAYHADDGKIFHGSGVGDPFGPRCYKGDIMGCGIMFPRDYILDSEGDSDDSCDTVILSPTARAVRNVMYLHQEGEEEEEEEEEEEDGEEIEQEHEGKKVVHSQDVGVLSSTYSWRWGQPRAACPPGHVDQCEAKDGDCVCSMTCLGRWDALCAVLSLLSWEGNRGSTMLPTPLPSRCLLGSPLGGAGSSPGLTCRWGCPDPL from the exons ATGTGTGTGGTGGCGGTGGCCGAAGAGCTCGAGTGCGAGCTGAGAGGCCTATGGATGAGGAGGACGCGGCGGCCCCG GTTTGTTCTCATGAACAAGATGGATGACCTCAATCTGCACTACCGGTTTCTGAATTGGCGCCGGAGGATCCGGGAGATTAGGGAGGTCCGGGCTTTTCGGTATCAGGAGAGGTTCAAGCACATTCTTGTAGATGGAGACACTTTGAG TTACCATGGAAACTCCGGTGAAGTTGGCTGCTATGTGGCTTCTCGACCCCTGACTAAAGACAGCAATTATTTTGag GTGTCTATCGTGGACAGCGGTGTCCGAGGCACCATTGCTGTGGGGCTAGTCCCTCAGTACTACAGTTTGGATCACCAGCCTGGCTGGTTGCCTGACTCTGTAGCCTACCATGCTGATGATGGCAA GCTGTACAATGGCCGAGCCAAGGGTCGCCAGTTTGGGTCAAAGTGCAACTCTGGGGACCGGATTGGCTGCGGTATTGAGCCTGTGTCCTTTGAGGTACAGACTGCTCAGATCTTCTTTACCAAAAATGGGAAGCGG GTGGGCTCCACTATCATGCCCATGTCCCCAGATGGGCTGTTCCCAGCAGTGGGCATGCACTCCCTGGGTGAGGAGGTACGGCTGCACCTCAACGCTGAGCTGGGCCGTGAGGATGACAGTGTCATGATGGTGGACAGTTATGAGGATGAATGGGGCCGGCTGCATGATGTCAGAGTCTGTGGAACT GATTATCCCAAGAACAGGCACCCTGGCTGGAGCAGAGGGTCTGTGGCTTATCATGCAG ATGATGGGAAGATCTTCCATGGCAGTGGTGTGGGGGACCCTTTTGGGCCACGCTGTTATAAAGGGGACATAATGGGCTGTGGAATCATGTTCCCTCGGGACTACATTCTAGACAGTGAGG GTGACAGTGATGACAGTTGTGACACAGTGATTCTGTCCCCGACTGCCCGAGCTGTCCGGAATGTCATGTACTTGCaccaagaaggggaagaggaggaggaggaagaggaagaagaagaagatggggaagagATAGAGCAGGAGCATGAGGGCAAGAAGGTGGTG CATAGCCAGGACGTGGGAGTCCTTTCCAGTACATACAGCTGGAGGTGGGGGCAGCCAAGGGCAGCTTGCCCACCAGGACATGTGGACCAATGTGAGGCCAAGGATGGGGACTGCGTATGTTCCATGACCTGCCTCGGAAGATGGGATGCCCTCTGCGCAG tcttatcTCTGCTCAGCTGGGAAGGCAACCGAGGGAGTACAATGCTCCCCACACCTCTCCCCTCTCGCTGCCTGCTGGGATCGCCACTGGGTGGAGCTGGCTCCTCTCCAGGGCTGACATGCAGGTGGGGCTGTCCTGATCCCCTCTAG
- the SPRYD3 gene encoding SPRY domain-containing protein 3 isoform X1, which translates to MCVVAVAEELECELRGLWMRRTRRPRFVLMNKMDDLNLHYRFLNWRRRIREIREVRAFRYQERFKHILVDGDTLSYHGNSGEVGCYVASRPLTKDSNYFEVSIVDSGVRGTIAVGLVPQYYSLDHQPGWLPDSVAYHADDGKLYNGRAKGRQFGSKCNSGDRIGCGIEPVSFEVQTAQIFFTKNGKRVGSTIMPMSPDGLFPAVGMHSLGEEVRLHLNAELGREDDSVMMVDSYEDEWGRLHDVRVCGTLLEYLGKGKSIVDVGLAQARHPLSTRSHYFEVEIVDPGEKCYIALGLARKDYPKNRHPGWSRGSVAYHADDGKIFHGSGVGDPFGPRCYKGDIMGCGIMFPRDYILDSEGDSDDSCDTVILSPTARAVRNVMYLHQEGEEEEEEEEEEEDGEEIEQEHEGKKVVHSQDVGVLSSTYSWRWGQPRAACPPGHVDQCEAKDGDCVCSMTCLGRWDALCAVLSLLSWEGNRGSTMLPTPLPSRCLLGSPLGGAGSSPGLTCRWGCPDPL; encoded by the exons ATGTGTGTGGTGGCGGTGGCCGAAGAGCTCGAGTGCGAGCTGAGAGGCCTATGGATGAGGAGGACGCGGCGGCCCCG GTTTGTTCTCATGAACAAGATGGATGACCTCAATCTGCACTACCGGTTTCTGAATTGGCGCCGGAGGATCCGGGAGATTAGGGAGGTCCGGGCTTTTCGGTATCAGGAGAGGTTCAAGCACATTCTTGTAGATGGAGACACTTTGAG TTACCATGGAAACTCCGGTGAAGTTGGCTGCTATGTGGCTTCTCGACCCCTGACTAAAGACAGCAATTATTTTGag GTGTCTATCGTGGACAGCGGTGTCCGAGGCACCATTGCTGTGGGGCTAGTCCCTCAGTACTACAGTTTGGATCACCAGCCTGGCTGGTTGCCTGACTCTGTAGCCTACCATGCTGATGATGGCAA GCTGTACAATGGCCGAGCCAAGGGTCGCCAGTTTGGGTCAAAGTGCAACTCTGGGGACCGGATTGGCTGCGGTATTGAGCCTGTGTCCTTTGAGGTACAGACTGCTCAGATCTTCTTTACCAAAAATGGGAAGCGG GTGGGCTCCACTATCATGCCCATGTCCCCAGATGGGCTGTTCCCAGCAGTGGGCATGCACTCCCTGGGTGAGGAGGTACGGCTGCACCTCAACGCTGAGCTGGGCCGTGAGGATGACAGTGTCATGATGGTGGACAGTTATGAGGATGAATGGGGCCGGCTGCATGATGTCAGAGTCTGTGGAACT CTGCTGGAGTACTTGGGCAAGGGCAAGAGCATCGTTGACGTAGGGCTGGCCCAGGCCCGGCACCCACTGAGCACTCGTAGCCACTACTTCGAGGTGGAGATCGTAGACCCTGGAGAAAAATGCTACATCGCTTTGGGGCTGGCCCGGAAG GATTATCCCAAGAACAGGCACCCTGGCTGGAGCAGAGGGTCTGTGGCTTATCATGCAG ATGATGGGAAGATCTTCCATGGCAGTGGTGTGGGGGACCCTTTTGGGCCACGCTGTTATAAAGGGGACATAATGGGCTGTGGAATCATGTTCCCTCGGGACTACATTCTAGACAGTGAGG GTGACAGTGATGACAGTTGTGACACAGTGATTCTGTCCCCGACTGCCCGAGCTGTCCGGAATGTCATGTACTTGCaccaagaaggggaagaggaggaggaggaagaggaagaagaagaagatggggaagagATAGAGCAGGAGCATGAGGGCAAGAAGGTGGTG CATAGCCAGGACGTGGGAGTCCTTTCCAGTACATACAGCTGGAGGTGGGGGCAGCCAAGGGCAGCTTGCCCACCAGGACATGTGGACCAATGTGAGGCCAAGGATGGGGACTGCGTATGTTCCATGACCTGCCTCGGAAGATGGGATGCCCTCTGCGCAG tcttatcTCTGCTCAGCTGGGAAGGCAACCGAGGGAGTACAATGCTCCCCACACCTCTCCCCTCTCGCTGCCTGCTGGGATCGCCACTGGGTGGAGCTGGCTCCTCTCCAGGGCTGACATGCAGGTGGGGCTGTCCTGATCCCCTCTAG